A single genomic interval of Stieleria maiorica harbors:
- a CDS encoding polysaccharide deacetylase family protein, with translation MFHLSNPILRKISVGLLALVTIRCSGQENGSDQRMQIVTIQFQDQASADRAEIKIEPLFDGHYRAVSCRWDDNWTSDNVKTRELMQEYGIRGTFYLNDREFSPENRPADYLPVAKQLLEGGNSIGGHSLTHPFVTYFHSHRMFQEMSGVRIAWESMLDRPVTSYAYSFVDIRPGPEDKAVTLRTLDSLERAGFYHLAEYVSFFSDIDLQHELSPIMPPENQTLETFQTAIQWAYNDKTLTEHYPMISNSMHAWYGTQRSEYGYDELRKRFDLLVGLEDVWHCNQNQYGSYRRQYRDAKLIQVRRSGNTVHVAVTRPSVLAVNDDTPLTLSINGVGAETVLSVDCNDAKVVMSDRKLDDRCLFHLGHPNDDRLPTKIGHIANPDNQPNESELEPDPDFPQINGVLYAQNQSLKLSLKCAGNHRLDRLRVAWRVPIGYQVTAPIQHAQGNDLQSLSLSQELQLSPQHDQRWGQEHFAAQMDFLLDGQPGRIHLTCQRPGETPDESLPKDGFAILGPIPNDQFDVERLVTMAQQLPSAESWEVSAGSSFSWRTKARDGYVNHDWLNPEYVRTMGTWDASSQGYVLRSTVHSPKKRQAAVLTSHPGVRTVLVNGQKVNADNLVELQEGENKIVIIYPGCTLGVGTQRLTACFVRLSDVRTGKRLRDIRYKAY, from the coding sequence ATGTTTCACTTATCGAATCCGATTTTACGAAAGATCAGCGTCGGACTGCTGGCACTGGTTACGATCCGCTGTTCCGGACAAGAAAACGGTTCGGATCAGCGAATGCAGATCGTGACCATTCAGTTTCAAGATCAAGCGTCCGCCGATCGGGCAGAGATCAAAATCGAACCGCTCTTTGACGGCCACTACCGTGCCGTCTCGTGTCGCTGGGATGACAATTGGACCAGTGACAACGTCAAGACACGCGAATTGATGCAGGAATACGGTATTCGCGGGACCTTTTATCTGAACGACCGTGAGTTTTCGCCGGAGAATCGTCCCGCCGACTACTTGCCCGTCGCAAAGCAACTGTTGGAAGGCGGAAACAGTATCGGTGGACACTCGCTGACCCATCCCTTCGTAACCTACTTTCACAGTCACCGAATGTTCCAAGAGATGTCTGGAGTCCGAATCGCATGGGAATCGATGCTGGACCGCCCGGTCACTTCCTACGCTTACTCGTTTGTCGACATCCGTCCCGGCCCCGAAGACAAAGCGGTCACCTTGCGGACGCTGGATTCATTGGAACGAGCCGGGTTTTACCACCTTGCGGAATACGTCAGCTTCTTTAGCGACATCGACCTACAGCATGAACTTAGCCCGATCATGCCGCCGGAGAACCAAACCTTGGAAACGTTCCAGACCGCCATCCAATGGGCTTACAACGATAAAACGCTGACCGAACACTATCCGATGATCAGCAATTCGATGCACGCTTGGTACGGCACACAGCGGTCCGAATACGGGTACGACGAGTTGCGAAAACGATTCGATCTGTTGGTTGGACTGGAAGACGTCTGGCATTGCAATCAAAACCAGTACGGATCGTATCGGCGACAGTACCGCGACGCAAAGCTGATCCAAGTGCGGCGATCGGGCAACACGGTCCACGTCGCTGTCACGCGTCCAAGTGTGCTGGCCGTCAACGACGACACGCCGCTGACGCTGTCGATTAACGGTGTCGGGGCCGAAACAGTTCTTTCCGTTGACTGCAACGATGCGAAGGTCGTGATGTCCGATCGCAAGTTGGATGATCGCTGCCTGTTTCACTTGGGGCACCCCAACGACGATCGACTTCCAACCAAAATCGGCCACATCGCCAATCCAGACAATCAGCCGAACGAAAGCGAACTGGAGCCGGATCCCGATTTTCCTCAGATCAACGGCGTGCTGTATGCACAGAATCAATCGCTGAAATTGTCACTCAAGTGCGCAGGCAACCACCGATTGGATCGATTGCGTGTGGCCTGGCGCGTCCCGATCGGGTACCAGGTCACGGCCCCCATCCAACACGCTCAAGGGAATGATCTTCAGTCGCTTTCGTTAAGCCAAGAGTTGCAGTTGTCACCACAGCATGACCAACGCTGGGGCCAGGAACACTTTGCCGCCCAAATGGATTTCTTGCTTGATGGACAACCGGGGCGAATTCATTTGACGTGCCAGCGTCCGGGAGAGACGCCCGATGAATCACTGCCCAAAGACGGCTTTGCAATTCTTGGCCCGATCCCCAATGACCAATTCGATGTCGAACGGCTCGTCACAATGGCTCAGCAACTACCTTCCGCAGAAAGCTGGGAGGTGTCGGCCGGATCGTCGTTTTCATGGCGGACGAAAGCGCGCGATGGTTACGTCAATCACGATTGGTTGAACCCCGAATATGTTCGGACGATGGGCACTTGGGACGCGAGTTCACAGGGTTATGTCCTTCGCAGCACCGTCCATTCGCCCAAAAAGCGTCAGGCCGCCGTGTTGACCAGCCATCCCGGCGTCAGAACGGTTTTGGTCAATGGCCAGAAAGTTAACGCGGATAATCTTGTCGAACTGCAGGAAGGCGAAAACAAGATTGTCATCATCTACCCCGGCTGCACGCTGGGGGTCGGCACCCAACGACTGACCGCCTGCTTCGTCCGTCTGTCGGATGTCAGAACCGGGAAACGTTTGCGCGACATTCGATACAAAGCTTACTAA
- a CDS encoding carbon-nitrogen hydrolase family protein → MQAIPAGNDQERNLQIAESFCRQAADRGSDILLMPEMWNIGYRGFTDFDQQTVSAWRQQATPVDGAWVGRLRELAKELDLAIAATYLQRYHPHPRNAVSLIDRHGEIVLTYGKVHTCDFAFEAALTPGTEWQVVDLDTKHGSVCVGAMICFDREFPESARSLMLAGAEVVLTPNACLLDSLRLAQFQVRAYENSTAMVMTNYPAPQNNGCSVAFDAAGTQIVKAGEAQGLHYADIDLASLRFYRERSLWGNAWRRPHRYDVLTQAADRGVFQREDAFGNPFEPSSR, encoded by the coding sequence ATGCAAGCGATCCCGGCCGGTAATGACCAAGAGCGAAATCTGCAAATCGCGGAATCGTTCTGTCGACAGGCCGCGGATCGGGGATCCGACATCTTGCTGATGCCCGAGATGTGGAACATCGGCTATCGTGGCTTTACCGACTTTGATCAACAGACCGTGTCGGCATGGCGTCAGCAGGCCACACCGGTTGATGGAGCGTGGGTCGGCCGATTGCGGGAATTGGCAAAGGAATTGGATCTCGCGATCGCCGCAACCTATTTGCAGCGGTATCACCCCCACCCGCGCAACGCCGTCAGTTTGATCGATCGTCACGGCGAAATTGTATTGACGTATGGCAAGGTGCACACGTGCGATTTCGCTTTCGAAGCGGCGTTGACGCCCGGTACAGAATGGCAAGTGGTCGATCTGGACACAAAGCACGGAAGCGTTTGCGTGGGAGCGATGATCTGTTTTGATCGCGAGTTCCCAGAAAGCGCTCGCAGCTTGATGCTTGCGGGTGCAGAAGTGGTGTTGACCCCCAACGCCTGTCTGCTGGACTCACTACGTCTAGCTCAATTTCAAGTGCGGGCCTACGAAAACTCCACGGCGATGGTCATGACGAACTATCCGGCGCCGCAGAACAACGGCTGCTCGGTCGCCTTCGACGCTGCGGGAACCCAAATCGTCAAAGCCGGTGAAGCACAAGGGCTGCACTACGCCGACATCGATCTCGCCTCGCTACGTTTTTACCGAGAGCGAAGTCTGTGGGGAAATGCCTGGCGCCGCCCCCATCGCTATGACGTGTTGACGCAAGCTGCCGATCGTGGCGTGTTTCAACGCGAGGATGCTTTCGGAAACCCGTTCGAACCATCATCCCGGTAA
- a CDS encoding DUF1559 domain-containing protein: MSYRKHSRGFTLVELLVVIAIIGILVGLLLPAVQAAREAARRMSCSNNFKQIGLALHNYHSAYMQLPTHGTGTGLAPGAGGWGDPTPIEGASHQRLSMLVGLLPFFEQQALWDQIANPNTDFITTPPVSGRWNPMGPVPQDEFDYIPWMTEIPTLRCPSDPGVGAPAQGRTNYGACMGDSCHSGLAHGWSNWTLSGIDSFMAPFVRAADRGTFAFRRATKFRDILDGLSNTIAMGEIVTELGDRDIRGAVSLGNGEDNFAIGSNMPQANPMHCSDTGQISPDRPRFWSRGSDGGTPPPFLVSGYPVTRGMMWASYLPSVQQVMTILPPNRELCGPNLLVVPGVYGPSSQHQGGCHILMGDGAVKFITDSIEAGTPNAPVISQPNVPGSQSPYGLWGALGTRASREVIDEAL, translated from the coding sequence ATGTCGTACCGCAAGCATTCACGCGGATTTACCCTCGTCGAACTCCTGGTCGTGATTGCCATCATCGGCATCTTGGTCGGGTTGTTGCTTCCCGCCGTTCAAGCCGCCCGCGAAGCAGCCCGACGTATGAGTTGCAGCAACAACTTCAAGCAAATTGGCTTAGCACTCCACAACTACCACTCGGCCTACATGCAACTGCCGACACACGGTACGGGAACAGGCCTTGCGCCGGGTGCCGGCGGCTGGGGCGATCCCACGCCGATCGAAGGCGCATCGCACCAACGGCTGAGCATGCTGGTCGGCTTGCTGCCGTTTTTTGAGCAGCAAGCACTTTGGGATCAGATCGCAAACCCCAACACCGACTTCATCACCACGCCTCCCGTTTCCGGGCGGTGGAACCCCATGGGACCGGTGCCACAGGATGAATTCGACTACATCCCTTGGATGACCGAAATCCCAACGCTGCGTTGCCCCAGCGACCCCGGCGTCGGTGCCCCTGCACAAGGTCGCACCAACTATGGTGCGTGCATGGGAGATTCCTGCCACTCCGGTCTGGCACATGGTTGGAGCAATTGGACTCTCTCGGGCATTGACTCCTTTATGGCGCCCTTTGTGCGAGCAGCGGATCGGGGCACCTTCGCATTCCGTCGCGCTACCAAATTCCGCGACATTCTGGACGGCCTTTCCAACACGATTGCGATGGGAGAAATCGTGACCGAGCTGGGTGACCGCGACATTCGTGGTGCGGTCTCGTTGGGCAATGGCGAAGACAACTTCGCCATCGGCAGCAATATGCCGCAGGCGAATCCCATGCACTGCTCCGACACCGGCCAGATCAGCCCCGACCGGCCGAGGTTCTGGTCCCGCGGTAGCGACGGCGGAACGCCTCCTCCGTTTCTGGTGTCCGGCTACCCCGTGACCCGTGGAATGATGTGGGCCAGCTATCTGCCTTCGGTCCAACAAGTCATGACCATCTTGCCTCCCAACCGCGAACTCTGCGGCCCGAACTTGTTGGTTGTCCCCGGTGTTTACGGCCCCAGCAGCCAGCACCAAGGTGGATGCCACATCTTGATGGGCGACGGTGCGGTGAAGTTCATCACCGACTCGATCGAAGCGGGCACGCCCAACGCGCCGGTCATCAGTCAGCCAAACGTCCCGGGCAGCCAAAGTCCGTACGGTCTGTGGGGAGCACTCGGAACACGAGCGTCCCGCGAGGTCATCGATGAAGCACTGTAG